A window of Bacillota bacterium genomic DNA:
AGCAACTGGGGGTCGACACGGTCGTCTCCAGCACAGCCATCATCGCCCACGTCATCGAACAGGAGACCAACCTGGAGAGCTTGAGGGAGCTGTTCACCCTCGAGCAGGGAAGGCTGGCCCTGGTCGAGGAGGTCATCGCCGGTGACAGCCCGGCCGCCGGCCGGTCCGTCCGCGACCTGGCCCCGGGTCTGCCCGAGGATTCGGTGCTGATGGCCATCGTCAGGGGCGACCGCCTGGTCTTCCCGCGCGGCGAGACCGTCCTGGCCGCGGGCGACAAGGTCCTGGCCCTGACCACGACGGACAATGAGGATGGCTTGATGGCGGCCCTCGGGGGTCGCCGCCGGACAGCCCGCGTGGCCGGTCGGCCGGCCAAGCCAGGCGGTGACGGGCGATGAGCGAAGCGCGCCGAGATGACCCTCCCGGACCGCGCCGCGACGGCCCCCCCCGCGCGGGCTGGGGCCATTACGCCCTGGCCGGGGTGACGGCCGAGGTCTTGGCCGTCGGGCTCTTCCTCCTCGCCCTCTTCGGAGTCTGTGTGCTGGCGGCCCTTCGATGACCGCCGCGCGGAGCAATCCATGGTGGCTCGACCTGGCCCCGGTGGGCTTCTACACTGGGTGGGTCCTCTGGGGGATGGCCGCCCTGATGGGTGCCCCCGTCCTCGTCGCGCTGGCCTCCGGCGAGTGGACGGTGGTCCCGGACTTCCTCATCGGAGCCGGGGCCTCGCTGCTCCTTGGGTCGG
This region includes:
- a CDS encoding TrkA family potassium uptake protein translates to MRVVVVGGGKVGYYLVRTLLDQKHQVSVIEKDPDRAAFLAGKLPALVIAGDGTNLAHLADAGADRADVLAAVTGLDEVNLVACQVGRTEFNVPRTVARVNNPLNRAILKQLGVDTVVSSTAIIAHVIEQETNLESLRELFTLEQGRLALVEEVIAGDSPAAGRSVRDLAPGLPEDSVLMAIVRGDRLVFPRGETVLAAGDKVLALTTTDNEDGLMAALGGRRRTARVAGRPAKPGGDGR